From Coffea arabica cultivar ET-39 chromosome 10e, Coffea Arabica ET-39 HiFi, whole genome shotgun sequence, one genomic window encodes:
- the LOC140015025 gene encoding uncharacterized protein — MKNFGSWVLFLVTSTGFLCFAFSTESSITSSSPGLVLDQLGSDITVTIQSRKLKEYTASTYKDETGHAELDDYRPIDPAPNSKASIRPGPIQHGTPLMPYIPKPSPPPGHQKEGGFP, encoded by the exons ATGAAAAACTTTGGTTCATGGGTTCTGTTCTTGGTGACTTCGACAGGTTTTTTATGCTTTGCTTTCTCGACTGAGAGCAGCATCACCTCATCAAGTCCCG GTTTGGTTCTCGATCAACTTGGGAGTGATATAACAGTGACTATCCAGAGTAGGAAGTTAAAG GAGTACACTGCAAGTACTTATAAGGATGAAACAGGCCATGCAGAGCTTGATGATTACCGTCCAATCGATCCAGCTCCTAATTCAAAGGCTTCCATAAGACCTGGGCCTATCCAACATGGTACTCCTCTCATGCCTTACATCCCCAAGCCTTCTCCTCCCCCTGGTCACCAGAAAGAAGGTGGCTTCCCTTAA
- the LOC140015314 gene encoding QWRF motif-containing protein 2-like: MVATVSAKTPNPKLSSEFSYKNSTSRIDSSNVRLNPKRPPLLPSEAENGPAGQLRRPKSREVTSRYLSSSSTSSSSSISTSSSSNSGNSISSRRSASPMLSRTTTTTAMTPTPQTYLRRAQSAERRRPVTPKPSSVEMSSAAKLLLTSKRSLSVSFQGESFSMSASKAKQAPAPASASAQAVIGAGSARRGTPERRKPTPVKDRMENSSFKPNDQQRWPGRLKPGNSSFLTRSLDFGAAADKSRFNGSSNDVKSMQKSSIDANNRLKAEKRLEPATKDVELEKKAEVVANGTSALSNAATDAAPSDSESVSSGSTTGLQECGNLAQSRGGPRGIIVPARFWQETNNRLRRVPEPGSPLSKHNGSKIKNVSKLIGAKKSFNDTPVSSPRVISGYVSPLRAGPRPSSPNRSLNSSINSAFRGMPSPMRMRNGVASMLSNDVCSTPSILSFAADIRRGKVGENRIEDAHELRLLYNRQLQWRFANARAEAAQLVRTETAERSLYNAWVTVSKLRYSVKSKRMELQLLSQNLRLFTILNDQVPYLDNWDMIERDHCSALSGAIEALESSTVRLPVGGGARADIQDVKNAVYSAIDVMQGMASSICSLLPKVEQVNKWICELARLVANERNLIDQSRDLLSKLTEMEVKDCSLRAHILQLRRLHPVLTTKD; encoded by the exons ATGGTGGCTACTGTTTCTGCTAAAACACCGAACCCTAAGCTCTCATCAGAATTCTCGTATAAGAATAGTACTAGTAGAATTGATAGTAGTAATGTCCGGCTAAATCCAAAGAGACCTCCATTGCTACCTTCGGAAGCTGAAAATGGACCTGCTGGCCAGCTACGGCGGCCGAAATCCAGAGAGGTTACGTCACGGTACTTATCGTCTTCGTCCAcgtcatcatcttcttcaattTCGACGTCGTCGTCTTCGAACTCAGGAAATTCCATTTCCTCGCGCCGGTCGGCTTCGCCGATGTTGTCAAGGACTACGACAACGACGGCGATGACTCCAACGCCGCAGACTTACCTGCGTCGGGCGCAGTCTGCGGAGCGTCGGAGGCCGGTCACTCCAAAGCCTTCGTCGGTGGAGATGTCCAGTGCTGCGAAGCTACTTCTGACGTCGAAGAGGAGTTTGTCTGTGTCGTTTCAAGGTGAATCGTTTTCGATGTCGGCAAGTAAGGCGAAGCAGGCTCCCGCTCCGGCATCGGCTTCTGCTCAGGCGGTTATTGGTGCGGGTAGCGCGAGGAGAGGTACACCGGAGAGGAGGAAACCGACGCCAGTGAAGGATCGGATGGAAAATTCAAGTTTTAAACCTAATGATCAGCAGCGATGGCCTGGGAGATTGAAGCCTGGGAATTCGAGTTTTTTGACTCGGAGCTTGGATTTTGGCGCTGCTGCTGATAAATCCAGATTCAATGGATCTTCGAATGATGTTAAATCAATGCAAAAATCTTCAATCGATGCTAACAATAGACTTAAAGCTGAAAAAAGATTGGAGCCAGCTACGAAAGATGTTGAGCTGGAGAAGAAAGCTGAGGTTGTTGCTAACGGGACTTCAGCTTTATCAAATGCTGCTACAGATGCGGCGCCTTCAGATAGTGAGAGTGTTTCTTCAGGGAGTACTACAGGTTTACAGGAGTGTGGGAATTTGGCTCAATCACGAGGAGGCCCACGTGGCATTATCGTGCCTGCGAGATTTTGGCAAGAGACAAACAATAGGCTCCGAAGAGTGCCGGAGCCTGGTTCGCCACTGTCAAAACATAATggatcaaaaattaaaaatgtttcaaagtTAATTGGTGCAAAAAAATCTTTTAACGATACCCCTGTATCATCTCCTCGAGTAATTTCGGGGTATGTATCTCCTCTTCGAGCTGGCCCAAGGCCATCATCACCAAATAGGAGTTTGAATTCATCTATCAATTCTGCATTTAGAGGGATGCCCAGTCCAATGAGGATGAGAAATGGTGTTGCAAGTATGTTGAGTAATGATGTATGTAGCACGCCGTCTATTTTGAGTTTTGCTGCTGATATTAGAAGAGGGAAGGTGGGGGAGAACAGAATCGAAGATGCACACGAATTGAGGTTATTGTATAATAGGCAGTTGCAGTGGCGATTTGCAAATGCTAGAGCAGAGGCTGCTCAATTGGTTCGGACTGAGACAGCAGAG AGAAGTCTGTATAATGCCTGGGTGACTGTCTCAAAATTGCGGTATTCTGTCAAATCAAAAAGAATGGAGCTGCAACTACTGAGTCAGAATCTGAGGCTATTCACCATCCTTAATGATCAA GTTCCATATCTGGACAACTGGGATATGATTGAGAGAGATCATTGCTCTGCTTTGTCAGGGGCTATAGAAGCTTTGGAATCTAGCACTGTGCGTCTTCCAGTTGGTGGTGGTGCCAGG GCAGACATTCAGGATGTTAAAAATGCTGTTTATTCAGCTATTGATGTGATGCAAGGAATGGCATCCTCCATATGCTCTTTGCTCCCAAAG